One segment of Marinobacter sediminum DNA contains the following:
- a CDS encoding antibiotic biosynthesis monooxygenase family protein produces MIRVLIERHIAETLEDAYEERARKVLQQAVSAPGFISGETLSDSHDPNHRITLANWRSEVDWDRWYHSQQRRELMLELVPMMDRNEIITVLEHSAV; encoded by the coding sequence ATGATCCGGGTTCTCATTGAACGTCATATCGCGGAAACCCTGGAAGATGCCTATGAGGAGCGCGCCCGCAAGGTGCTGCAACAGGCTGTCAGCGCGCCCGGGTTTATTTCAGGCGAAACACTGTCCGATAGCCATGATCCCAACCACAGAATAACCCTGGCCAACTGGCGATCGGAAGTTGACTGGGACCGGTGGTACCATTCACAACAGCGCCGCGAACTCATGTTAGAGCTTGTTCCCATGATGGACCGCAACGAAATAATCACTGTTCTGGAACACAGTGCGGTCTAA
- the rlmM gene encoding 23S rRNA (cytidine(2498)-2'-O)-methyltransferase RlmM: MEQILAFCRPGFEAEAGRELTDKGAECGVFGYFEPEKGQGFVRFSLAGPETAETMLARVDLEDLVFVRDWFVVLGQFPLPEQDRVGAVIAGLGDLNRGYPGCARLEIRLPENNGDRDLGNFARKWMSPLSRGLRGAGLLKADQNAPAPARLEILLPDFQQAVIGFSVEGNRARYVGGIPRLRLPASAPSRSALKLEEAWKVFLPPEQELDYLGGGKKAADLGAAPGGWTWQLVRQGMFVTAVDNGPMDAELMASGQVDHVEADGYSWRPKRGIDWMVCDIVDQPRKTANLAVDWVGGGYARFAVFNLKLPMKKRYDEWLICRDIIVKGLAEAGIGYRLKARHLYHDREEITCFIERTG; this comes from the coding sequence ATGGAACAGATTCTTGCGTTTTGCCGTCCAGGCTTTGAGGCCGAGGCTGGTCGTGAGCTTACCGACAAAGGCGCCGAATGCGGCGTTTTTGGATATTTCGAGCCGGAAAAGGGGCAGGGGTTCGTACGGTTTTCCCTGGCTGGGCCCGAAACGGCAGAAACGATGCTGGCTCGGGTAGACCTTGAAGACCTGGTCTTTGTCCGGGACTGGTTTGTTGTGCTTGGACAGTTTCCTCTGCCTGAGCAGGACCGGGTGGGGGCCGTGATTGCCGGTCTTGGTGATCTGAACCGGGGTTATCCGGGGTGCGCCCGACTGGAAATCAGATTGCCGGAGAATAATGGCGATCGTGATCTGGGAAACTTTGCCCGTAAGTGGATGTCGCCTTTGTCTCGCGGGTTGAGAGGGGCTGGTTTGCTGAAGGCTGACCAGAATGCGCCGGCGCCTGCAAGGCTTGAGATCCTGTTGCCGGATTTTCAGCAGGCAGTTATAGGCTTCAGTGTTGAAGGCAACCGGGCGCGTTATGTCGGCGGTATTCCCAGGTTGCGTCTGCCTGCTTCCGCCCCCAGTCGATCGGCGCTAAAACTGGAAGAAGCCTGGAAGGTTTTTCTGCCACCGGAGCAGGAACTGGATTATCTGGGCGGCGGCAAAAAGGCGGCCGACCTGGGGGCCGCCCCCGGCGGCTGGACATGGCAGCTGGTGCGTCAGGGCATGTTTGTTACAGCGGTGGATAACGGGCCGATGGATGCGGAACTGATGGCGTCTGGACAGGTGGATCATGTGGAGGCGGATGGATACAGCTGGCGCCCGAAACGCGGGATCGACTGGATGGTGTGCGATATAGTCGATCAGCCACGAAAAACCGCAAATCTTGCGGTGGACTGGGTTGGCGGCGGCTACGCCCGGTTCGCGGTGTTTAACCTGAAGCTACCGATGAAGAAACGTTACGATGAGTGGCTGATCTGCCGCGATATCATCGTTAAGGGTCTGGCAGAGGCTGGCATTGGGTACAGGCTCAAGGCGCGCCATCTCTACCATGACCGGGAGGAGATCACCTGCTTCATCGAACGAACGGGTTAG
- a CDS encoding DEAD/DEAH box helicase translates to MTSDPKHTGDLRFHDLNLDKRLLDAITAIGFEYCTPIQAETLPWTLACEDLIGQAQTGTGKTAAFLITAIQTLLETPIPEKERFASEPRVLALAPTRELAMQIAKDAEQLCQYTGHNVVTVVGGMNYDKQRDQLQNGIVDILVATPGRLIDFLGSQDVFLDQLDILILDEADRMLDMGFIPDVKRIIRKCTAKDDRQTLLFSATFNQDVLNLASMWTKNAEFVEIEPEQKTAERVEQTVYLVGDDEKLPVLVNYLKRPEVEKALVFANRRDQCRDLEEDLRNQGVKVSLMSGEIAQNKRLKTLDQFKKGSIQVLVATDVAGRGIHVNGVTHVFNYNLPDNAEDYVHRIGRTGRAGKHGVSISFAGEDDSFALPAIESYISQKLKTAVPDEALMATMENPPITRKRGGRRPQGGRGPGSRNQRPRRN, encoded by the coding sequence ATGACATCTGACCCAAAGCACACTGGCGACCTTCGGTTCCATGATCTGAATCTGGACAAGCGTTTGCTGGATGCCATTACGGCGATTGGATTCGAATACTGCACGCCCATTCAGGCTGAAACTCTCCCGTGGACTCTGGCATGTGAAGACCTCATCGGTCAGGCTCAGACTGGCACCGGGAAAACAGCGGCATTCCTGATTACCGCTATTCAGACTTTGCTGGAAACACCGATTCCTGAAAAGGAGAGGTTTGCTTCTGAACCACGGGTTCTGGCTTTGGCGCCAACCCGCGAGCTGGCGATGCAGATTGCCAAGGATGCGGAGCAGCTTTGCCAATATACCGGTCACAATGTTGTAACTGTTGTTGGTGGGATGAATTACGACAAGCAGCGGGATCAGTTGCAGAACGGAATTGTCGATATTCTGGTAGCCACTCCCGGACGCCTGATTGATTTTCTAGGATCCCAGGACGTTTTCCTTGACCAGCTTGATATCCTGATCCTCGATGAGGCGGACCGGATGCTGGACATGGGCTTTATTCCCGATGTTAAGCGGATCATCCGCAAGTGCACCGCGAAGGACGATCGTCAGACACTGCTGTTTAGTGCCACGTTTAATCAGGATGTTCTCAACCTGGCTTCCATGTGGACCAAAAATGCCGAGTTTGTGGAAATCGAACCCGAGCAAAAGACGGCAGAACGGGTCGAACAGACGGTATATCTTGTTGGTGACGACGAGAAACTGCCTGTTTTGGTGAATTACCTCAAGCGCCCGGAAGTGGAGAAGGCCCTTGTCTTTGCCAATCGTCGGGACCAGTGTCGTGACCTGGAAGAGGATCTGCGCAACCAGGGAGTCAAGGTGTCCCTGATGTCGGGCGAAATAGCCCAGAATAAACGCCTTAAAACTCTGGATCAGTTCAAGAAAGGCAGCATTCAGGTCCTGGTGGCTACGGATGTGGCCGGTCGTGGTATTCACGTTAATGGTGTGACTCACGTGTTTAACTACAATCTTCCCGACAATGCGGAGGATTATGTACATCGTATTGGTCGCACCGGCCGTGCGGGCAAGCATGGGGTTTCCATCAGTTTTGCGGGTGAAGATGATTCGTTTGCGCTGCCGGCGATTGAGAGCTACATCAGCCAGAAACTGAAGACGGCGGTTCCCGATGAGGCACTCATGGCAACGATGGAGAACCCGCCCATTACCCGTAAACGCGGTGGTCGTCGCCCTCAGGGTGGACGTGGTCCGGGTAGTCGCAATCAGCGACCGCGCAGGAACTGA
- the dsbD gene encoding protein-disulfide reductase DsbD, producing the protein MTAFAAVLDDCQQKTRLLTPILAFLTLLLSTGSVMALGNSSSSLFGGTDNGFLPVDEALPFSYSTDNGAVILSWNITPGHYLYQGRVRITPVTEGVETGKPQFSLKGETIQDEYFGKVSVFYDPVEARVPITLPEGVSEAQLQVTYQGCAKAGLCYPPQTRDVLYYPGSSSGTASNVSSNDSAVNRVQSSDNSTGPRDVVDTSSATGLAGFLSRQSTAVIAGVFFLLGLGLTFTPCVLPMVPIISTLVSGHNTRTTAHALMLSGSYVLGMALTYAAAGVVTGLLGASFNLQAQLQSPLVLGVFAALFVAFALSMFDLFEIQLPRFIREPLNEASHRLTGTRVVSIFGIGALSALIVSPCVSAPLAGSLLYISTTQDAFIGGVALFAMGLGMGVPLILVAVGGRKLLPSSGHWMTTVKHFYGVMLLAVAIWLIERLVPAWLALMLWGILIAITGVQLGAFDAAKAGWERTRKGLGLVLFAYGLALLAGAVGGASDPLKPLAPFTAAPVTSGPGVTAGQASFDRMEAPERIRAMLAKASNENRPVVLDFYADWCISCKVMERNVFSDPQVIQALAPYKLLQIDLTENTAAQQALLNELGLFGPPAILFYRRDGQELAGQRVLGEMDRDEFLNHLTELGIDA; encoded by the coding sequence ATGACAGCCTTCGCTGCGGTACTCGACGACTGCCAACAGAAAACACGGCTATTGACTCCAATTCTAGCCTTTTTGACGCTGTTACTGTCCACTGGCAGCGTGATGGCTCTCGGGAACAGCAGCAGTTCTTTGTTCGGTGGTACCGATAATGGCTTTCTGCCTGTCGATGAAGCGCTGCCTTTCAGTTACAGCACAGATAACGGCGCCGTCATTCTTTCCTGGAACATTACGCCGGGTCACTACCTCTATCAGGGCCGCGTGCGCATTACCCCTGTCACGGAAGGCGTCGAAACTGGAAAGCCACAGTTCTCGCTCAAAGGCGAGACTATTCAGGACGAATACTTCGGAAAAGTGTCCGTCTTTTATGATCCGGTGGAGGCCCGGGTCCCGATAACCCTGCCGGAGGGCGTCAGCGAAGCTCAGCTGCAGGTTACCTACCAGGGCTGTGCCAAAGCGGGGCTATGCTACCCGCCCCAAACCCGGGATGTACTGTATTACCCCGGGAGCTCTTCCGGCACCGCCTCAAACGTCTCTTCGAATGATTCCGCGGTCAACCGCGTCCAGAGCAGTGATAACAGCACCGGCCCCAGGGATGTGGTCGATACCTCTTCAGCGACGGGTCTCGCCGGGTTTCTTTCCCGCCAGTCCACCGCGGTGATCGCTGGCGTGTTTTTCCTTTTGGGGCTGGGGCTGACCTTCACACCCTGCGTCCTGCCGATGGTACCAATCATCTCGACACTGGTCTCCGGGCACAACACCCGCACAACCGCTCACGCCCTCATGCTTTCTGGAAGTTACGTACTGGGAATGGCCCTTACTTACGCTGCGGCCGGCGTCGTTACGGGTTTGCTGGGTGCAAGCTTTAATCTTCAGGCACAGCTTCAGTCGCCTCTGGTGCTTGGTGTTTTCGCGGCACTGTTCGTCGCCTTCGCGTTATCCATGTTCGACCTGTTTGAAATTCAGCTGCCCCGATTTATCCGCGAACCACTGAACGAGGCCAGCCACCGCCTGACTGGCACCCGCGTCGTCAGTATTTTCGGGATTGGTGCACTGTCGGCCCTGATTGTTTCCCCATGCGTATCAGCACCGTTAGCAGGAAGCCTGCTGTATATTTCCACCACACAGGATGCATTCATAGGTGGCGTTGCGCTGTTTGCCATGGGTCTTGGCATGGGGGTTCCCCTGATCCTGGTTGCTGTCGGCGGCCGAAAACTGCTGCCAAGCTCCGGTCACTGGATGACCACAGTCAAGCATTTCTATGGTGTCATGCTTCTGGCCGTCGCTATCTGGCTGATCGAACGGCTGGTCCCTGCCTGGCTGGCGCTGATGCTTTGGGGAATTCTTATTGCCATTACCGGGGTCCAGCTTGGGGCCTTTGATGCAGCAAAGGCCGGCTGGGAGCGAACCCGTAAGGGACTTGGCCTGGTTTTATTCGCCTACGGCCTGGCCCTGCTTGCCGGCGCCGTTGGTGGTGCCAGTGATCCATTAAAACCTCTGGCACCATTCACAGCGGCACCGGTCACTTCAGGCCCTGGAGTGACCGCCGGGCAGGCCAGCTTCGATCGAATGGAAGCTCCGGAGAGAATACGTGCAATGCTGGCGAAAGCCAGCAATGAAAACCGTCCGGTCGTCCTCGATTTCTACGCGGATTGGTGCATCTCGTGCAAAGTTATGGAGCGGAACGTTTTCAGTGATCCCCAGGTTATTCAGGCGCTGGCACCCTATAAACTCCTGCAGATTGACCTGACGGAAAACACCGCCGCCCAGCAGGCTCTTCTGAACGAACTGGGACTTTTTGGCCCGCCAGCCATTCTGTTCTACCGAAGGGATGGTCAGGAGCTGGCCGGCCAGCGGGTTCTCGGTGAGATGGACCGGGACGAGTTTCTAAACCACCTCACAGAGCTGGGTATTGACGCATGA
- a CDS encoding elongation factor P hydroxylase gives MNHSPNDLIMLFNDLFRETYRTILVRGNDEPEYLPASGPNGLAQVIFAHGYYASALHEVSHWCIAGEHRRTLHDYGYWYCPDGRTPEQQRAFEQVEVRPQALEWLFSVAAGSRFHISVDNLSGDGAADDMSFRHKVVEQAGLYLVDELPGRALDFLDTLKYFYGTGDNFVEAWQQDIRRIAPSYSELDNLRKTETV, from the coding sequence ATGAATCACAGTCCAAATGATCTTATCATGCTGTTTAATGACCTGTTCCGGGAAACTTACCGGACGATTCTGGTCAGAGGCAACGATGAACCTGAGTACTTGCCTGCGAGCGGGCCCAATGGCCTTGCCCAGGTCATTTTTGCACACGGCTATTATGCCAGTGCTCTGCACGAAGTCAGCCACTGGTGTATCGCTGGTGAGCACCGGCGCACACTTCATGACTATGGGTACTGGTACTGTCCGGACGGTCGTACGCCTGAACAGCAGCGCGCGTTTGAACAGGTGGAAGTCAGGCCGCAGGCGCTGGAGTGGCTTTTTTCAGTGGCAGCGGGCTCCCGATTCCACATTAGCGTGGATAACCTTTCCGGAGACGGAGCTGCGGACGACATGAGCTTCAGGCACAAGGTGGTGGAGCAGGCCGGGTTGTACCTGGTGGACGAGCTCCCAGGCCGGGCCTTAGACTTTTTGGACACTCTGAAATATTTTTATGGAACCGGAGATAACTTTGTCGAGGCCTGGCAGCAGGATATCCGACGAATCGCTCCGTCGTATTCCGAACTGGATAATCTGAGGAAAACTGAGACTGTATGA
- the tusA gene encoding sulfurtransferase TusA has product MTAEKYDAELDARGLFCPEPVMMLHNRINDVDPGGTLRVIATDPSTTRDIPRFCQFLGHELISEQEQGGEFVFMIRRGGGA; this is encoded by the coding sequence TTGACGGCTGAAAAATACGACGCGGAGCTGGATGCCCGCGGGCTATTTTGCCCGGAGCCCGTGATGATGTTGCACAATCGCATCAATGACGTTGATCCCGGGGGCACCTTGAGGGTTATTGCGACGGATCCCTCAACAACCAGGGATATACCAAGGTTTTGCCAGTTTCTGGGGCATGAACTGATCAGTGAGCAGGAGCAGGGTGGAGAGTTTGTTTTCATGATCCGCCGAGGCGGGGGGGCGTAA
- a CDS encoding sensor domain-containing diguanylate cyclase encodes MSLSMRLFAIMILYLMPATALPDSPPSDMKCPVLEATDSQARQSLMHYICFYSAGPGDPAHDAVRPDELPDGLAWTPAMGHDLVFSHTNSVYWVHLNVKNSGPAQDLWYLKLNYPLLDEVSFWQSGNGQYDRLKTGDQYPFKSRGIDYRYFLLPVTLAPGESRAITLRIRSSGALNVPLSFETPEQVIAQSNHLTLTHGLFYGALLVFAVFNILLFFSSGTVPYFYNAFYMAAMGLFMFSMGGFANQYFWPDSAGFANTSIPLALALCALSMTLFGRSFLEVEKQTVAENVLKALAWLCVGFLIFTVILPYNKTILLNTVLALTVISSLFFIAIVRWRQGYQPAMWYVLAWLIMLIGGLVYALAAFGYLADFLARESLMQVAVGGQVILLNYAMVQRWRLLNEKLLAVEHNARTDLEFKVHERTAQLRNTMRELEQANRQLATLSLNDALTGLHNRRHMDNILPELCAESRRTGQPFTLALIDADHFKVVNDTWGHSFGDTCLQLIAEILTGHVKRPRDIAIRFGGEEFALLLPGTDVEGALKVCQEILHEAATTSLTAPDGADASITLSAGVAALNYGEGQSDLFARADEALYQAKAGGRNRVIVSETIPAD; translated from the coding sequence ATGTCGCTGAGTATGCGCCTGTTTGCCATCATGATCCTGTACCTGATGCCGGCCACCGCTCTGCCGGATTCTCCGCCATCCGACATGAAATGCCCGGTTCTGGAAGCGACAGATAGCCAAGCCAGACAATCGCTTATGCACTACATCTGCTTTTACAGTGCGGGGCCCGGTGATCCCGCCCACGACGCAGTAAGGCCGGATGAATTGCCAGACGGCCTGGCCTGGACTCCCGCCATGGGTCACGATCTGGTGTTCAGTCACACCAACTCGGTGTACTGGGTACATCTGAACGTAAAAAACTCGGGACCGGCCCAGGATCTCTGGTACCTGAAACTCAATTATCCTCTGCTTGACGAAGTCTCGTTCTGGCAATCCGGCAACGGCCAGTATGATCGCCTCAAAACCGGCGACCAGTACCCTTTCAAATCAAGGGGCATAGACTACCGCTATTTCCTCCTCCCCGTCACGCTCGCCCCGGGCGAATCCCGCGCGATAACCCTGCGAATCAGAAGCAGCGGGGCCCTCAACGTGCCACTGAGCTTCGAAACCCCGGAACAGGTGATTGCCCAGAGCAATCACCTGACTCTCACCCACGGTCTGTTTTACGGAGCCCTGCTCGTATTTGCGGTTTTCAATATCCTGCTGTTCTTCAGCTCGGGCACAGTCCCATACTTCTACAATGCGTTTTATATGGCAGCCATGGGGCTGTTCATGTTCTCAATGGGGGGTTTTGCCAACCAGTACTTCTGGCCAGACAGTGCCGGTTTTGCCAACACATCTATCCCGCTGGCCCTCGCTTTGTGCGCCCTCTCCATGACTCTGTTCGGCCGCTCATTCCTGGAAGTGGAGAAACAAACAGTTGCCGAAAACGTGCTCAAGGCGCTGGCCTGGCTCTGCGTTGGATTCCTGATATTTACCGTGATTCTTCCATACAACAAAACCATCCTGCTCAATACAGTATTGGCCCTGACTGTCATTTCCAGCCTGTTTTTCATCGCAATAGTGCGCTGGCGCCAGGGCTACCAGCCGGCCATGTGGTATGTGCTTGCGTGGCTGATCATGTTGATAGGCGGACTTGTCTATGCGCTGGCTGCCTTCGGATACCTGGCAGATTTTCTCGCCCGGGAATCCCTTATGCAGGTCGCGGTTGGCGGGCAGGTAATACTGCTGAACTATGCCATGGTTCAACGTTGGCGCCTGTTGAACGAGAAGTTGCTGGCCGTTGAGCACAACGCCCGGACAGATCTGGAGTTCAAGGTCCACGAGCGTACGGCCCAGCTGAGGAATACGATGAGAGAACTTGAACAGGCCAACCGGCAATTAGCCACTCTCAGCCTCAATGACGCCTTGACCGGACTCCATAATCGCAGGCACATGGACAACATTCTGCCTGAACTCTGCGCCGAATCTCGTCGAACAGGCCAGCCGTTTACGCTGGCACTGATTGATGCAGACCACTTCAAGGTCGTTAACGACACCTGGGGCCACAGCTTCGGCGATACCTGCCTTCAGCTTATTGCGGAAATCCTGACCGGGCATGTAAAGCGCCCGCGGGATATTGCCATCCGGTTTGGTGGAGAAGAATTCGCCTTGCTCCTGCCAGGTACAGATGTCGAAGGCGCCCTCAAGGTTTGCCAGGAGATTCTTCACGAGGCAGCGACCACCTCGTTAACCGCCCCCGACGGGGCCGACGCCAGCATTACTCTGAGCGCGGGTGTTGCGGCGCTCAACTACGGCGAGGGGCAGAGCGACTTATTTGCAAGGGCGGATGAGGCGCTTTATCAGGCTAAGGCCGGAGGGCGTAACCGGGTGATCGTGTCGGAAACCATACCTGCGGACTGA
- the pdxB gene encoding 4-phosphoerythronate dehydrogenase PdxB, producing the protein MLIVADENIPLLDSFFGDIGEIRRVSGRTMSADDVRDADILLVRSVTRVGRELLEGSRVRFVGTATIGTDHVDREWLERNGISFSAAPGCNANSVAEYVLSILSLHAEQRGLEDWTRISVGIVGVGNVGGEIAHKLDRLGFDIRLCDPPRAEREEEGGPQFVSLAEALECDVVTLHTPLTKEQPYSTYHMVGERELDALTSDQLLINAGRGEVVDTVALQARLEQGDAPLVALDVWEQEPRISPDLVDQLWLATPHVAGYSLEGKVQGTEMIYQALSRFLGLPVRKKAGQFLPEPALSKVSFTSAADEDDAVRIALRVCYDPRRDDTRLRAAMGGSADERAAAFDRLRRDYPVRRECSSLKVQLKGTSKSLQDSFRAIGFKLKI; encoded by the coding sequence ATGTTGATCGTAGCAGACGAGAATATTCCGTTACTTGACTCTTTTTTTGGAGATATCGGCGAGATACGTCGTGTGTCTGGACGGACCATGAGTGCCGATGATGTCAGGGATGCAGATATCCTTCTGGTGCGCTCCGTAACCAGAGTAGGTCGTGAATTACTCGAAGGCAGCCGGGTTCGTTTTGTCGGTACGGCAACGATCGGGACCGACCACGTAGATCGGGAGTGGTTGGAGCGGAACGGTATCAGTTTTTCAGCGGCGCCCGGATGCAACGCCAATAGCGTCGCCGAGTATGTGCTGTCGATCCTTTCCCTTCACGCCGAACAGCGTGGCCTGGAAGATTGGACCCGGATCAGCGTCGGTATTGTTGGTGTGGGCAATGTTGGCGGAGAAATCGCCCACAAACTGGATAGGCTTGGATTTGATATCCGGCTCTGTGACCCACCGAGGGCCGAGCGCGAAGAAGAAGGTGGTCCGCAGTTCGTGTCCCTTGCTGAGGCCCTTGAGTGCGATGTAGTGACTCTGCATACCCCGCTTACCAAAGAGCAGCCTTATTCCACATACCATATGGTCGGGGAGCGGGAGCTGGATGCGCTGACCTCGGACCAGCTGTTGATCAACGCAGGTCGTGGTGAGGTTGTCGATACAGTTGCACTGCAGGCCCGGCTGGAGCAGGGCGATGCACCTCTGGTGGCTCTGGATGTCTGGGAGCAGGAGCCTCGGATCAGTCCGGATCTCGTTGATCAGCTCTGGCTTGCAACGCCACATGTTGCCGGGTATAGCCTTGAAGGTAAGGTTCAGGGTACGGAGATGATTTACCAGGCATTGAGCCGTTTCCTTGGTTTGCCAGTCCGTAAGAAAGCGGGGCAGTTTCTGCCAGAACCTGCGCTGAGCAAGGTGTCCTTCACCAGTGCTGCCGATGAGGATGATGCTGTCAGAATTGCTTTGCGAGTCTGTTACGATCCGCGTCGGGACGATACACGCCTGAGAGCCGCCATGGGAGGGTCGGCGGATGAGCGGGCCGCCGCCTTTGACCGCTTGCGGCGGGACTATCCAGTGCGAAGGGAATGTTCCAGTCTGAAAGTCCAGCTCAAAGGGACCAGTAAGTCCTTGCAGGACAGTTTCCGTGCGATTGGATTCAAGCTGAAGATCTGA